Proteins from one Poecile atricapillus isolate bPoeAtr1 chromosome 14, bPoeAtr1.hap1, whole genome shotgun sequence genomic window:
- the PEMT gene encoding phosphatidylethanolamine N-methyltransferase isoform X1, with translation MVWLFGYVDVTDTGFIVAVLSIAFNPLFWNVVARWEHKTRALSQTFGSPHAACYCLGVAILVLNCVRSHCFTEAMKSQPKLESWDCLWTYYTGLAISAVGTLFVISSFLALGFTGTFLGDYFGILMEEKVTSFPFSILDNPMYWGSTAIYLGWSLMHASPAGLLLTAVVAISYTIAVLYEGPFTEEIYRRKQKGVKSK, from the exons ATGGTGTGGCTCTTTGGCTATGTGGATGTGACTGACACTGGTTTCATTGTGGCTGTCCTCTCAATCGCCTTCAACCCTCTCTTCTGGAATGTG GTAGCCAGATGGGAGCACAAAACACGAGCACTCAGCCAAACCTTCGGCTCTCCCCATGCTGCCTGTTACTGCCTGGGTGTTGCCATCCTGGTGCTGAACTGTGTGCGGAGCCACTG CTTCACAGAAGCCATGAAGAGCCAGCCAAAgctggagagctgggactgCCTCTGGACCTACTACACAGGCTTGGCCATCTCAGCTGTAGGGACCTTGTTTGTCATCTCCAGCTTCTTAGCACTGGGATTCACCGGGACCTTCCTAG GTGATTACTTTGGCATCCTGATGGAGGAAAAAGTGACCAGCTTCCCTTTCAGCATCCTGGATAATCCCATGTACTGGGGCAGCACAGCCATCTACCTGGGCTGGTCCCTCAT GCACGCCAGCCCAGCTGGCCTTTTGCTGACAGCTGTAGTGGCAATTTCCTACACAATCGCTGTGCTGTACGAGGG GCCTTTCACAGAGGAAATCTATCGGAGGAAGCAGAAGGGAGTGAAGAGCAAGTAG
- the PEMT gene encoding phosphatidylethanolamine N-methyltransferase isoform X2 yields MAGRPGPGAGRREAAAGGARRFPRECCEGLGGLDYGQVDVAAMVWLFGYVDVTDTGFIVAVLSIAFNPLFWNVVARWEHKTRALSQTFGSPHAACYCLGVAILVLNCVRSHCFTEAMKSQPKLESWDCLWTYYTGLAISAVGTLFVISSFLALGFTGTFLGDYFGILMEEKVTSFPFSILDNPMYWGSTAIYLGWSLMHASPAGLLLTAVVAISYTIAVLYEGPFTEEIYRRKQKGVKSK; encoded by the exons ATGGCGGGGCGGCCCGGGccgggcgcggggcggcgggaggcggcggcgggcggggcccGGCGCTTCCCGCGGGAGTGCTGCGAGGGGCTGGGCGGCCTGGACTACGGCCAG GTGGATGTGGCAGCCATGGTGTGGCTCTTTGGCTATGTGGATGTGACTGACACTGGTTTCATTGTGGCTGTCCTCTCAATCGCCTTCAACCCTCTCTTCTGGAATGTG GTAGCCAGATGGGAGCACAAAACACGAGCACTCAGCCAAACCTTCGGCTCTCCCCATGCTGCCTGTTACTGCCTGGGTGTTGCCATCCTGGTGCTGAACTGTGTGCGGAGCCACTG CTTCACAGAAGCCATGAAGAGCCAGCCAAAgctggagagctgggactgCCTCTGGACCTACTACACAGGCTTGGCCATCTCAGCTGTAGGGACCTTGTTTGTCATCTCCAGCTTCTTAGCACTGGGATTCACCGGGACCTTCCTAG GTGATTACTTTGGCATCCTGATGGAGGAAAAAGTGACCAGCTTCCCTTTCAGCATCCTGGATAATCCCATGTACTGGGGCAGCACAGCCATCTACCTGGGCTGGTCCCTCAT GCACGCCAGCCCAGCTGGCCTTTTGCTGACAGCTGTAGTGGCAATTTCCTACACAATCGCTGTGCTGTACGAGGG GCCTTTCACAGAGGAAATCTATCGGAGGAAGCAGAAGGGAGTGAAGAGCAAGTAG